The DNA sequence TAACCACGCGCGACGTCCCCCACGAGGTGATCGTCGGCGAGATCGTCAAGGCGCTCATGGCGCATTTCGGTCTTGCCGAGGCAACGGCGCAAGGGGACCACGATGAGCCTTGATGATGCCGTGACGCAAGCGACCAAGGCCGAGATCACCATCGATCTCGGCCCGCGCAGCTATCCGATCCTGATCGGAGCCGGGTTGCTGGCCGAGGCCGGCCGCCTGATCGCAACCCATGCGCCGGCGCGGCGCGCAATGGTGATCACCGACGAGACGGTGTGTCGGCTGCACGGCGGGGCGCTCGAAAAATCCCTTGCCGCAGCCGGCCTGCCCGCGAGCGTGATCACGATTGCCCCCGGCGAGGCCTCGAAAAGCTTCGCCGAGACCGAGCGCGTGAGCCGGGCCGTGCTTGGGGCCGGAATCGAGCGTGGCGATCTGGTCGTCGCCTTCGGCGGCGGTGTCGTCGGGGATCTGGCCGGCTTCGTCGCCGGCATCGTTCGCCGCGGCATTCGCGTCGTGCAAATTCCGACGACCCTGCTGGCCCAGGTCGATTCCTCGGTCGGCGGCAAGACCGGCATCAACACCGCCGAAGGCAAAAACCTCATCGGACTGTTCCATCAGCCGAGCCTCGTCGTCGCCGACATCGACCTGCTCAATACCCTGGCTCCCCGGCAGCTTCGCGCCGGCTACGCGGAAGTGGTCAAATACGGGCTCATCGGCGATGCGCCCTTCTTCGAATGGCTGGAGGGTCATGTCGACGCGCTTCTCGCCGGCGACGGCGCGCTGCGGGTCGAGGCGGTGCGGGTAAGTTGCGCCGCCAAGGCGGCGATCGTCGCCGCCGACGAGCGCGAGCACGGAGGCCGCGCGCTGCTTAATCTCGGCCACACATTCGGCCATGCGCTGGAGGCGGCGACCGGATATTCGGACCGGATGATTCACGGCGAGGGGGTCGCCATCGGCATGTGCCTGGCCTTCGCGCTGTCGGCGGAGCTGGGTTTCTGCAAACCGGCAGTTGCGACCCGCGTCAGCGCTCACCTTGCGCGCGCCGGCCTGCCGACCCATATCAGCGATATCCCAGCGGCGCTTCCCGACGCCGCCGGCCTCATCGGCCTGATGCAACAGGACAAGAAAATGAGCGCCGGCCGCCCGATCTTCATTCTGGCCCGCGGCATCGGCCGCGCCTTTATCTGCGGCGATGTCCCCGTTGACCGGCTGCAGGCGTTCCTGGAAACCAAATTGAAACGACCATGAGCATCGAACTGATCTTTACGCTTGCGGCGATCGCCGCACTACTGGTTCTGTCCGCCTTCTTTTCCGGCTCCGAGACGGCGTTGACCGCGTCGTCGCGGGCGCGCATGCACCATCTGGAAAACAGCGGCGACAAGCGCGCCGGCATCGTCAATCGGCTGATGGCGCGGCGGGACCGGCTGATCGGCGGCCTTCTGCTCGGCAACAATCTGGTCAACATCCTCGCTTCGGCGCTGGCGACCGGCGTTCTGGTCAGCCAGTTCGGTCCTGCCGGGGTCGTTTACGCCACCTTGATCATGACCGCCCTGGTGCTGATCTTCGCCGAGGTGCTGCCGAAGACCTACGCCTTCTCGCAACCCGATCATGTAGCGCTGAAGGTCGCGGCCTCGGTCCGTTTCGCCGTCTCGCTGTTTGCGCCCCTGACCATGGCGGTACAGTCCGTCGTGCGCCTGACCCTGCGGCTCATCGGCGCCAAGCCGAAGGCCAGCGGCGACCTCTTGACGGTACACGATGAATTGCGCGGCGCGATCGACCTGCACCACCGCGAAGGCGCCGTCGTCAGGGACGACCGCTACATGCTCGGCGGCATCCTCGATCTGAAGGACCTTGAAGTCTCCGACATCATGGTGCACCGGACCAACATGGTCTCGGTCAATGCCGGCGATCCGCCGGAGAAGATCGTTTCCGAGGTCCTGTCATCGAACTTCACCCGCATTCCCCTGTGGCGCGACAGCCCGGAAAACATCACCGGCGTGCTGCACGCCAAGGATCTCGCCCGGGCGATCACCGAGGCCGAGGGCAAGCTTTCGGAGCTGAAGATCGGCGAGATCGCAACCGATCCCTGGTTCGTGCCCGACACGACGACGCTCGCCGACCAGCTCGACGCCTTCCTCAAGCGCAAGGGCCATTTCGCGCTCGTCGTCGACGAATATGGCGAGGTCATGGGCTTGGTCACACTCGAGGACATCCTTGAAGAGATCGTCGGCGAAATCGTCGACGAGCACGACGCCGTCGCCACCGGCGTCCGCCCGCAGGCGGACGGGACGGTGACCGTCGACGGCTCGGTGCCGATCCGCGACCTCAACCGCGCCATGGACTGGCACCTGCCGGACGA is a window from the Hyphomicrobiales bacterium genome containing:
- a CDS encoding HlyC/CorC family transporter, whose translation is MSIELIFTLAAIAALLVLSAFFSGSETALTASSRARMHHLENSGDKRAGIVNRLMARRDRLIGGLLLGNNLVNILASALATGVLVSQFGPAGVVYATLIMTALVLIFAEVLPKTYAFSQPDHVALKVAASVRFAVSLFAPLTMAVQSVVRLTLRLIGAKPKASGDLLTVHDELRGAIDLHHREGAVVRDDRYMLGGILDLKDLEVSDIMVHRTNMVSVNAGDPPEKIVSEVLSSNFTRIPLWRDSPENITGVLHAKDLARAITEAEGKLSELKIGEIATDPWFVPDTTTLADQLDAFLKRKGHFALVVDEYGEVMGLVTLEDILEEIVGEIVDEHDAVATGVRPQADGTVTVDGSVPIRDLNRAMDWHLPDEEATTIAGLVIHEARMIPDQGQVFTFHGFRIEVLRRQRNRISLLRIGPVRGKVPTAVKGTTAKPAADTPAS
- the aroB gene encoding 3-dehydroquinate synthase, translated to MSLDDAVTQATKAEITIDLGPRSYPILIGAGLLAEAGRLIATHAPARRAMVITDETVCRLHGGALEKSLAAAGLPASVITIAPGEASKSFAETERVSRAVLGAGIERGDLVVAFGGGVVGDLAGFVAGIVRRGIRVVQIPTTLLAQVDSSVGGKTGINTAEGKNLIGLFHQPSLVVADIDLLNTLAPRQLRAGYAEVVKYGLIGDAPFFEWLEGHVDALLAGDGALRVEAVRVSCAAKAAIVAADEREHGGRALLNLGHTFGHALEAATGYSDRMIHGEGVAIGMCLAFALSAELGFCKPAVATRVSAHLARAGLPTHISDIPAALPDAAGLIGLMQQDKKMSAGRPIFILARGIGRAFICGDVPVDRLQAFLETKLKRP